The Pseudomonas fulva 12-X sequence CAGTCTGAGGCCCAAGCCCCCGCACAAAGGATCTCGCCATGCTCCGCCAGCCCCTGCTGCGCCCCGTCCTCAGCGCTTTGCTCGTGGCGAGTATCGCGCCTTCGGTATTGGCCGCCGAGCCGCTGCGGCTCAAGCATCTGTATCGCTGCGAGGACGTACTCGACACCCAGCGCCAGACCTTCTGCCTCAATGCGCGCGGCGTGTCCGACGGCCAGTTGCAGGTCCTGCTCGATGGCAAGCCCCTGCCGGAAAGCGCTGTAAAACGTGGCGATGAACTGCGCATCAGCCTCGATAGCCAGCGTTACCGGAGCGGCCCGCTGTGGTTGAAACAGGGCGATCAGGAAAGTAATCCCGTATGGCTGTCGATGGCCGGCAGCCACGTGGTAGCCGCCAAGCCGGGTGAAGTGGCAAAGAACATGGACGGCCTTAATACCTACGTCGATCTGGTCAGCGTAGTGATCGAGGAAGATGCCAACGGCCTGGATACCGCCAAGGCGCTGGCCAGGAAATACGGCGCCGAAGTGGTCGGCGCCATCGCCCCGCTCAATACTTACCAGCTGCGCCTACCGGCCAAGGATCTGGTACAGCGTGACGCCATGGTGTTGCGCCTGGGCAGCGAGCTGAGCGTCGATGCGGTGGTGATCGAAGAATCCTCGGCCGAGGAACAGGAGGCGCCTTCAGGCGTGACGAAAGACGAGCAACTGAACGAGGAGGAATGGGCAGCCAACCGCTTCGTCGATGCGGTCAACTATTACCAGCGGCGCATTCCCTCCAAGCGCTCGCCGATCACCATCAAGCCGGTGCGCATCGGCCTGATCGAGCGCAACGTCGACTTCGACGCGCCGGACTTCAAGGACTATCTGGGCGCCGCCAGTCGCCAGGGCAATACGCCGCATACTCGCCTGTACAGCCGCGACGCCGACAAACCGGACGGCCACGGCTCCACCGTCGCCGGCATTCTCGCTGCGCGCTGGGACGATGGCGGCAACACCGGCTTCCTCCGTGGCCTGGACGGCGCCGGCCCGGGCTTCGAGGTGATCGTCGACCGCAATTCGGACGCCGGCATCACCGCCAACGTCG is a genomic window containing:
- a CDS encoding S8/S53 family peptidase, which produces MLRQPLLRPVLSALLVASIAPSVLAAEPLRLKHLYRCEDVLDTQRQTFCLNARGVSDGQLQVLLDGKPLPESAVKRGDELRISLDSQRYRSGPLWLKQGDQESNPVWLSMAGSHVVAAKPGEVAKNMDGLNTYVDLVSVVIEEDANGLDTAKALARKYGAEVVGAIAPLNTYQLRLPAKDLVQRDAMVLRLGSELSVDAVVIEESSAEEQEAPSGVTKDEQLNEEEWAANRFVDAVNYYQRRIPSKRSPITIKPVRIGLIERNVDFDAPDFKDYLGAASRQGNTPHTRLYSRDADKPDGHGSTVAGILAARWDDGGNTGFLRGLDGAGPGFEVIVDRNSDAGITANVAASVNLVEDGVRVLNWSWGIHRIGAKNIHGDEIDSLVRSGIAMSGYEELLEEFFLWLRREHPDVVVVNSAGNGASFSGADDYRLPSSFVTEQLFVVGGHQRSDRDVAVDDPAYVKRRSSSNVDTRVDITAAACVRASTAEENQQGSVHCGTSYATPLVAGVVASLMSINPQLHPDQLRMLLRRSAMTIGEEFDFEPTDADDLTAPILPSERGFDLNDKDIGRSARLDMQKALDLTVRSLNNKQ